In the Armatimonas rosea genome, TCGTGAAAGGCGCGGCGGATGTAGGGGGGCTTTTTCGGGGGTGTTTGCATAGGTTTCTCGCTCCATTAGCTCCAAGGTTCAGGGAAGACCGAGTGGTAGCGCGTGCTCTTGCGGGGCTCGAACTGGAGAGCCTCCACGGCATCGCGGAAGGCGAAGTAGTGCGGGGTCTGCTGGTGGGCCTTGAAGTCGTCCTCGGAGTGGTAGACCTCGTAGAGAAAGAAGCTCTCCGGCTCACCGTCGGGCACGGGCCCGGCCTGGCGCAGGACATCGAAGCGCGCACAGCCCGGCTCCTGCACCGAGCCCTCGTGGTTCTGGCGGATGAGGTCGATAAAGGCATCACTCATTCCCGGCTTGATTCGGATCGGGACACAGACAACGTACATGAGCGGATTATACCTTGTAGGGGCCATCGGGGACCGGCACGCCAAAGTCGGGTGTCCCTTCGGCGGTCCAGGAAAACGCCTGGGCACGGGTCGCGCGGTCGGGGTTGTGGAGCGGCTCGCCCTTGATCGTCTCGTAGGCACGGGCGTGGTAGACCAGGATATCCACCGTGCCATCGGGCGAGGTCGTGAAGCTATTGTGCCCCGGCCCAAACTGGCTGCTGGGGGCGTGGCTCCGAAACACAGGCTCGGGCGACTTCACCCACGAGGCCGGGTCGAGCAGGTCGGCGTCTTCGCTTGCCGTGAGGAGCCCCATGCAGTAGTTGGCATCGGTGGCGCTGGCGGAGTAGGTCAGGAAGAGGCGCCCGTTGCGGATCAGCACGGCGGGCCCTTCGTTGACATGGTGCCCGTGCCGCTCCCAGTCGAGCTCGGGGCGGGTGAGGACGATCTGTGGCCCAGTCAGTGTCCAGGGATTCTCCAGCTCTGCCAGGCAGAGCGCCGTGCCCGGTGCCGGGGGGAGGTTCTGCGCCCAGACCAGGTAGCGCCGCCCTCGGTGCGTGAAGGTGGTGGCATCGAGGGAGAAGGCATCCCACGCGGTTTCGATCCGACCGCGCTCCTGCCAAGGGCCGTCGAGGGGATTGGCCGCGGCGCACTCCAGGACATAGGGACGGATGTGCCAGATATCGTCGGTGTCACCCGCCGCGAAGTAGAGGTACCAGGTG is a window encoding:
- a CDS encoding antibiotic biosynthesis monooxygenase, which codes for MYVVCVPIRIKPGMSDAFIDLIRQNHEGSVQEPGCARFDVLRQAGPVPDGEPESFFLYEVYHSEDDFKAHQQTPHYFAFRDAVEALQFEPRKSTRYHSVFPEPWS
- a CDS encoding glycoside hydrolase family 43 protein; amino-acid sequence: MNDETILAWCNPLVAQRADPHIVLHTDGYYYLTATVPAYDRIELRRARSLAGLTEAEPVTIWHQHTSGPQGAHIWAPELHVIDGTWYLYFAAGDTDDIWHIRPYVLECAAANPLDGPWQERGRIETAWDAFSLDATTFTHRGRRYLVWAQNLPPAPGTALCLAELENPWTLTGPQIVLTRPELDWERHGHHVNEGPAVLIRNGRLFLTYSASATDANYCMGLLTASEDADLLDPASWVKSPEPVFRSHAPSSQFGPGHNSFTTSPDGTVDILVYHARAYETIKGEPLHNPDRATRAQAFSWTAEGTPDFGVPVPDGPYKV